GGCGCCATAGTAAGCCAGGCAGCCAGTGCAAGCTTCAAGGTACTAAGTCACACAGCAGAGGTAACAGTAACACCAGAGAAGGTAAGCCCCTATGGCGTAATAACAGTAAAGATCTATGACCCAGACCTAGCAGGCAAGACAGCCAGCTACATAACCAGCAACGAGCTACTAAAGGCCTCCAGCAACAAGGCTGACGCAACAGCCTTCGCTGCTGTAATAACACCAGTCTATCCGGCAGGCAACCTGCCAAGCGATAACGGCACATTCATATTCCAGATACCGCTAAGCGATGCTCTAGTAAACCCAGTAGACACAGTAGCAATAGTCTATAAGGACCCAGTAGACGCTAACGGCGGTACAAGCGTGACTGTGAAGAGTGTCGAAGTGTACACTGAGACTGGCCAGCTAGAGCTACCAAAGGAGGCAGCCCCAGGTACAACAGTAGAGATAGTCGTCAAGGACTTCGACGCCAACACCAAGGCCGATGAGGTAGAGTACGTAAACGTGACCATATGGAGTAGCGCTCTACCGATCAAGACAACAGTCAAACTAATAGAGACCGGCGAGAACACCGGCGTATTCAGCAACGTGATACGCATAACCGACAACCCCGAAGAGATAGGCCAGCCCAACACAGTCTACGCGCCAGCTGGCAGCACAGTCTATGTACAGTACGTAGACAAGCTAGCCGCTAACGGCGAGACCGATGTACCAGTAGAGGGCAGCTTCAAGGTAGTAGAGAGCGCTGTAGCAGGCAGGCCTGCAGTACCACAGCCAGAGAAGAGCGAGCTACTAGACCCGGCAACACTACAGCCAGTAACAACAGCTAAGGCTGGCAAGCAGGTACTAGTAGTAGTGCCCGTAGAGAACAAGGCCAGCACCGACGTGCAGGTCTACGCCGTAGTGACAATATACAAGGACGGTGTACCAGTAAAGTTCAGCTTCAGCGTCAACGTGCTAAAGGCCAACAGCGTAACAGACCTACCAGTAACACTACCAGCTCTAGAACCTGGCACCTACACAGTAAAGATAGTGCTAGTAGACAGCCTCAAGGACCTCAACCCTGTAAGCGAGGAGCCAATAGAGCTAACAATAACCGTCGAGTAACCAGTATAGCTTGATATACTCCGGGGCTGAGAGGGCTTTGACCCCCACACCCCTTTTTATTATGATGACCATACCTGATTTTTGCCATGTACACTGCTGTTGTGTTTCGCTCACAGCCCTAAACCTCTTATAAGCCCTATATAATGAGGGCAATATATGGTTGAGAAGGAGAAAATGGGTGGCATAAAATGAGGCGGTTTGCAAGCCTCGTAGCTGGGATACTGATACTAATAGTAGCTGCACAGGCAATGGTAGCATTTGCTGCACTTACAGCCTCGACGAATAAGAGCATCTATGTACCTGGTGACGAACTCATAGTGAGCGGTTCTGCTGATCCAGGCGCAGTAATAGTGATAAAGCTAGAGAACCCGAACGGCGAGACAGTGGTCATTGATCAACTAAAGGCCAGCAACGATGGCAGCTTCACCTGGAGTATCCGGTTCCCCAGCCAGCCCACCGACACGTTCCCTGCTGGCACCTACACTATACTCGTAAAGAACGCTGACACTGGCGAGACACAGCTGCTTCAGGTCGAGCTACAGGCTGGCGGTGAGATTGCTGGTAAGGTTGTAGATGAAAATGGCAACCCAGTAGCTGGTGCTGAGGTGTATGTATGCAGCGACGGTGAAGTAGTAGCTACAGCTACAACTGGCAGTGACGGTACTTTCGCTGTATACGTGGCACCGGGCACCTATAACGTACGTGTAGAGAAGCCCAACTACCTCAAGACAGTGAAGCCTGATGTCACTGTTGAGCTTGGTCAGCGTGTAGACCTAGGTGAGATACAGATAGTAAGCATAGATGCTAAGTTCGCTGAACTAGAACAGGCTATAAGCGGTCTACAGGAAGCTGTTACTCAGATAGCTGACTTAGCCTCCCAGGTACAGCAGCTACAGGAGGAACTAGGCAATAAGGCTGACCAGGCTGCTGTAGACCAGCTAGCTGACCAGGTAAGCCAGATAAACAAGGCAATAACGCAGCTAGCTGACCAGATAAAGGCCATAGCAGAGCAACTTGACACCAAAGCTGACAAGACAGCAGTAGACCAGCTAGCGGAGCAGCTCAACGGCCTCAAGAGCCAGCTAGACGAGCTCCAGGCTCAGGTAAGCAGTATACAGAACCAGCTAGCTGATAAGGCTGACCAGGCTGCTGTAGACCAGCTAGCTGCTCAGATAAACCAGGTAGCCGGCAAGGTTGACCAGCTAGCAGCCAAGATGAGTGAACTAGAGACCGGGCTCAAGCAGCTCCAGGATAAGCTCAGCACGCTAGAGAGCCGTGTCAACACGCTAGAGGCAGCTACCCAGAGTATAGGCCAGCTCCAGGATGCCATA
The window above is part of the Pyrodictium delaneyi genome. Proteins encoded here:
- a CDS encoding carboxypeptidase regulatory-like domain-containing protein, producing the protein MRRFASLVAGILILIVAAQAMVAFAALTASTNKSIYVPGDELIVSGSADPGAVIVIKLENPNGETVVIDQLKASNDGSFTWSIRFPSQPTDTFPAGTYTILVKNADTGETQLLQVELQAGGEIAGKVVDENGNPVAGAEVYVCSDGEVVATATTGSDGTFAVYVAPGTYNVRVEKPNYLKTVKPDVTVELGQRVDLGEIQIVSIDAKFAELEQAISGLQEAVTQIADLASQVQQLQEELGNKADQAAVDQLADQVSQINKAITQLADQIKAIAEQLDTKADKTAVDQLAEQLNGLKSQLDELQAQVSSIQNQLADKADQAAVDQLAAQINQVAGKVDQLAAKMSELETGLKQLQDKLSTLESRVNTLEAATQSIGQLQDAINKLQQSVNTFQETASQLQTQVKDAADKAGSASSLAMVGLVAGIIGMIIAIVAAILVYRKIAA